In Deltaproteobacteria bacterium, the genomic stretch GACGCATATCAGGCCCATGACCAGGCTCAAGGCCGCGGCGGCCAGCGGCCCCGCGATCATCGCGACCGGGGCGGGCGCACCGGCGCGCGTGAGCATCAGGGCGGTCCCGTACGCGCCGACTCCGTAGAAGACGGTGTGGTGGAACTGGTAGATTCCGCCGTACCCGATCGCGAGGTTCAGGCTGGTGGCGAGCAGGCCGGTCAGAAGGACGATCGACGCGACGTAGACGTAGAAGCGCGGAAGGAAGAGCGGCAGCGCGCACAGCAGGAGGAGCGCGACGGAAACCGCGACGAAGGTCCGCTTCTTCACCGCGCCGTCACCACGTCGAACTCAGGAGGCCCTTCGGGCGGAAGACGAGGACCGCGACCACGGCGAGGTAGGGGAAGACGATCCCGAACTTCGGCCAGACCAGGATCCCGAGCGACTGCGTGACCCCGAAGACGAGCGATCCGAGCAGCGCCCCCCAGACGTTGCCTAAGCCCCCCATGATCACGATCAGGAACGCTTCGATGATCAGGGAGTGGTCCATTCCGAGGGAGATGTTGGTCATCGGGGCGATCAGCGCGCCGCCCAGCCCCGCCAGGAAGCAGCCCAGGACGAACGTGAACGCGAACACCCACCCGACGTTGATCCCGACGGCGCTCACCATCTCCCGGTCGATCGCCGCGGCGCGCGCGATCTTCCCCATCCGCGTGCGGTTGATGACCAGCCACAGGAACACCGCGATCACCGGGCCGACCAGGAGGAGGAACAGGTTGTAGTACGGGAGCGGGAGCCCGAGGATCTCCGCCGATCCCTGGAAGGCGCCGGGGAGGGTGACGGAGCGGTATTCGGTTCCCCAGACGATCTTGACGAGGTCG encodes the following:
- a CDS encoding branched-chain amino acid ABC transporter permease; protein product: MEFLSHLFSSGTLSQLLVGLSRTTILFIVSSGLSLILGVLRIPNVAHGSLYMIGAFLAYSVIQLFGGGVPAYAAALVLAPLGVAVLGFVLERGFFSYLYEREHLMLLLLTFSFALIIGDLVKIVWGTEYRSVTLPGAFQGSAEILGLPLPYYNLFLLLVGPVIAVFLWLVINRTRMGKIARAAAIDREMVSAVGINVGWVFAFTFVLGCFLAGLGGALIAPMTNISLGMDHSLIIEAFLIVIMGGLGNVWGALLGSLVFGVTQSLGILVWPKFGIVFPYLAVVAVLVFRPKGLLSSTW